In the genome of Myxococcales bacterium, one region contains:
- a CDS encoding DUF1552 domain-containing protein: protein MKISRRLVLKGLGGVALGLPFLESFGVSEAKAADEVQPFAIFLRQANGVATALKSEVGDEPERFWPKSVGALSADNVSGRAIDELGPYLDRLLVVRGVNMKDYNFGDGHARGALQGLTARGPTVAGAAGDSEADGESIDHRIGRELNPGGRDSLFLYAGKSGGWLGGPCISYRGSGTRRSALHNPWAAYQTIIGGDASISPEARAKVVGRQKSVNDLVRGQLQSLMARPELSTSDKQRLQLHFDSVRDLEIALTCRMAADQELLLEGKSAGYDSSDGDVVIATTKLHMDVAALAIACGYTRSVAIQVGSGNDGSTRYPNPDTGALMADNYHYISHRRKSHDSSGSVIAGSDLLHSHVDRHFARMFKYLLDKLSAYVMPSGKQLLQHGVAVWHNDNSSGPPHGAKNVPFVLAGSANGFLKQGLSLELTDKSEVNIARMLGTLGSAAGLKQSDGSPIDDFGDPSLPRGVLTELLA from the coding sequence ATGAAGATCTCTCGCCGGTTGGTGCTGAAGGGACTCGGCGGTGTGGCTCTGGGGCTGCCGTTCCTCGAGTCGTTCGGGGTCAGCGAGGCAAAGGCCGCCGACGAGGTGCAGCCGTTTGCCATCTTCTTGCGACAGGCCAACGGGGTCGCGACCGCGCTGAAGAGTGAGGTCGGCGACGAGCCGGAGCGGTTCTGGCCAAAATCGGTCGGCGCGCTCAGCGCGGACAACGTCTCGGGGCGCGCCATCGACGAGCTCGGCCCGTACCTGGATCGGCTGCTGGTCGTCCGCGGCGTCAACATGAAGGACTACAACTTCGGTGACGGCCACGCGCGCGGCGCGCTGCAGGGCCTGACCGCCCGCGGACCCACGGTCGCCGGGGCCGCCGGGGACTCGGAGGCCGACGGTGAGAGCATCGATCACCGCATTGGGCGTGAGCTGAACCCGGGCGGCAGGGACTCGTTGTTCCTGTACGCAGGCAAGAGCGGCGGCTGGCTCGGAGGGCCCTGCATCTCGTATCGCGGCTCGGGTACCCGTCGCTCGGCGCTCCACAATCCCTGGGCCGCCTACCAGACCATCATCGGCGGGGACGCCTCGATCTCCCCCGAGGCACGCGCCAAGGTCGTCGGTCGCCAGAAGAGCGTCAACGACCTGGTGCGCGGGCAGCTGCAGAGCTTGATGGCCCGTCCCGAGCTGTCGACCAGCGACAAACAGCGCTTGCAGCTGCACTTCGACAGTGTGCGTGACCTGGAGATCGCGCTGACGTGTCGCATGGCCGCCGATCAGGAGCTCTTGCTCGAGGGCAAGTCCGCTGGCTACGACAGCTCCGACGGCGACGTCGTGATCGCGACGACCAAGCTGCACATGGACGTGGCCGCGCTCGCCATCGCCTGCGGTTACACCCGCTCGGTGGCGATTCAGGTGGGCAGCGGTAACGACGGAAGCACGCGCTATCCGAACCCCGACACTGGCGCGCTGATGGCCGACAACTACCACTACATTTCGCATCGTCGTAAGTCGCACGACTCGAGCGGTTCGGTGATCGCAGGGTCGGACCTGCTGCACAGCCACGTCGACCGGCACTTCGCTCGCATGTTCAAGTACCTGCTGGACAAGCTGAGCGCCTACGTCATGCCGAGCGGCAAGCAGCTCTTGCAGCACGGCGTCGCGGTTTGGCACAACGACAACTCGAGCGGGCCGCCGCACGGCGCGAAGAACGTGCCCTTCGTGCTAGCCGGCAGCGCCAACGGCTTCTTGAAGCAGGGCCTGTCGCTCGAGCTCACGGACAAGAGCGAGGTCAACATCGCGCGCATGCTCGGCACCCTGGGCAGCGCTGCGGGACTGAAGCAGAGCGACGGCAGCCCGATCGACGATTTCGGCGATCCGAGCCTGCCGCGCGGGGTGCTGACGGAGCTGCTGGCGTGA
- a CDS encoding DUF1592 domain-containing protein: MTKRRYPSRRPGFSLIAALGVALFAGCTGEISEPGAQDGFGGFGSGASNGSTKAGLVATPRLARLTHTQWENSVRDLLGITSPEPLFTEFPKDPKTAGFLFDNDAGSLSVDQALWSAYQRATDAVIERLVGDSVAFQKLLPPDTGDADARARSLIADLGMRAYRRPLTQAEKDELLELFQSAPSLYAGVAPFEAGVRLLLQAVLQSPLFLYRIEASKKVVGDAIPLDGYELASRLSYTLINSMPDAALLAAASAGKLATASGVEAEARRLLDDPRAEKVVTLFHHALFDGSKMESIKPFTSLFPEVSPTLGASALMENELFVRDQFESGGGFRELLTSTTTFVNADLAFVYGLTGSFGTGFEKVQLDAKKRRGIFTQVGFLAANATAADPDPIHRGAYLARRIACIDISAPPGNVPPLPAASGKTNRENVQAHTETPGSVCANCHTEHINPFGFPFENYDAVGAWRDDDNGQPVDATASPLLDDTPTAVTGAVELAEKLAASPAAHRCYAEHWLEYTFGRKSVEADAKTISEIGELSRGGAGIKDVIAKLVVSRGFLNRAKEQLK, translated from the coding sequence ATGACGAAGCGAAGGTATCCGAGCAGAAGGCCAGGTTTCTCGCTGATTGCCGCGCTTGGCGTGGCGCTGTTTGCCGGCTGTACGGGGGAAATCTCGGAGCCCGGCGCGCAGGACGGCTTTGGCGGCTTTGGCTCGGGTGCCAGCAACGGGAGCACCAAGGCCGGCCTGGTGGCGACGCCCCGGCTCGCTCGGCTGACCCACACCCAGTGGGAGAACAGCGTGCGGGATCTGCTGGGCATCACCAGCCCCGAGCCACTGTTCACGGAGTTCCCCAAGGACCCGAAGACCGCCGGTTTCCTGTTCGACAACGACGCCGGCTCCCTGAGCGTGGATCAGGCGCTCTGGTCCGCGTATCAGCGCGCCACGGACGCCGTGATCGAGCGGCTGGTCGGCGACTCGGTGGCGTTTCAGAAGCTCTTGCCGCCCGACACCGGGGACGCAGACGCGCGCGCTCGCAGCCTGATCGCCGACCTGGGCATGCGTGCCTACCGACGGCCGCTGACGCAGGCGGAGAAGGACGAGCTGCTGGAGCTGTTCCAGAGTGCGCCGTCGCTCTACGCCGGTGTTGCACCCTTCGAGGCGGGAGTCCGATTGCTGTTGCAGGCCGTCCTGCAGTCACCGCTGTTCCTGTATCGCATCGAGGCCAGCAAGAAGGTCGTGGGGGACGCGATCCCGCTCGACGGCTACGAGCTGGCGTCGCGGCTCTCGTACACGCTGATCAACTCGATGCCGGACGCAGCGCTGCTTGCCGCTGCCAGCGCGGGCAAGCTCGCGACGGCCTCCGGTGTCGAGGCCGAAGCGCGCCGCCTGCTCGACGACCCGCGCGCCGAAAAGGTCGTCACTCTGTTTCATCACGCCTTGTTCGACGGCAGCAAGATGGAGAGCATCAAGCCGTTCACTTCGCTGTTCCCGGAAGTCTCACCGACCCTCGGAGCGTCGGCGCTGATGGAGAACGAGCTGTTCGTGCGAGACCAATTCGAGAGCGGCGGCGGCTTCAGGGAGCTGCTCACGTCGACGACCACGTTCGTGAACGCGGATCTGGCGTTCGTCTACGGGCTCACGGGTTCGTTCGGCACGGGCTTCGAGAAGGTCCAGCTCGATGCCAAGAAACGCCGGGGGATCTTCACGCAGGTGGGATTTCTGGCGGCCAACGCCACGGCCGCCGACCCCGATCCCATTCACCGGGGGGCGTACCTGGCGCGGCGCATCGCCTGCATCGATATCTCCGCGCCGCCGGGCAACGTCCCGCCCCTGCCGGCCGCCTCTGGCAAGACCAACCGCGAAAACGTGCAAGCTCACACCGAGACTCCTGGTTCGGTCTGCGCCAACTGCCACACGGAGCACATCAATCCCTTTGGGTTCCCGTTCGAGAACTACGACGCCGTCGGGGCGTGGCGCGACGACGACAACGGGCAGCCGGTGGATGCAACGGCATCCCCCTTGCTCGATGACACACCGACAGCGGTCACGGGCGCGGTCGAGCTGGCCGAAAAACTGGCGGCCAGCCCGGCCGCGCATCGCTGCTACGCGGAGCACTGGCTCGAGTACACGTTCGGGCGCAAGAGCGTCGAGGCCGACGCAAAGACCATCTCGGAGATCGGCGAGCTGAGCCGAGGCGGGGCCGGCATCAAGGACGTGATCGCCAAGCTGGTCGTGAGCCGGGGATTTTTGAATCGCGCCAAGGAGCAACTCAAATGA
- a CDS encoding MCE family protein: protein MNRFSTAAKVGVFAIATVVAGLFIYRFVSKQTAGSGGYVVWALLSDATGVPKNSQVKVAGIPIGQVESIRLQDGKARIDIRIRADVPLYEDAAVAKVSSSLLGEYFLAVAPGTEGKPQLQNGDRINAVTEAATTDQILKNVADITVQVKKVADSLAGSIGTKKGEENLKSTLQNLAEVTDALNQTVRENRGAIKSILSNVQRITQKGEPEVDRILENVRVATKEVRELLQKGEEGQTSPGEVRQVIERVNRASMSLEKTLSNMEKVTGRLERGEGTLGRLSKDEKLINEVEGVAEGVGEFVGGINRLQTIVALRTDYQFLASTVKSYVELRLQPREDKYYSIEVVNDPRGLTRFEQIDVDTTNPNDPPHYREVRTVTTNSFRFSLQFAQRMGPFVGRFGIKESTGGVGLDTLLFDDRFEVRQDLFGFGEVVLPRWRVSLGYEFVSRLWLLAGMDDILSPDRRDYFIGLQLKFNDEDLKTILPFAPTP from the coding sequence ATGAACCGGTTTTCCACAGCTGCGAAAGTTGGGGTGTTCGCGATCGCAACCGTGGTCGCGGGCCTGTTCATCTATCGCTTCGTCAGCAAACAGACGGCTGGGTCGGGTGGCTATGTCGTGTGGGCGCTCCTCAGCGACGCCACGGGCGTGCCGAAGAACTCTCAGGTGAAGGTCGCCGGAATCCCCATCGGCCAGGTCGAGAGCATTCGGCTTCAGGACGGGAAAGCTCGCATCGACATCCGCATCCGGGCCGACGTTCCGCTGTACGAGGATGCCGCCGTCGCCAAGGTGAGCTCGAGCCTGCTGGGTGAATACTTCCTCGCCGTCGCACCGGGCACCGAGGGCAAACCTCAGCTGCAGAACGGCGATCGCATCAACGCCGTGACCGAGGCCGCGACGACGGACCAGATCTTGAAGAACGTGGCCGACATCACCGTTCAGGTGAAGAAGGTCGCGGACAGCCTGGCGGGCTCCATCGGCACCAAGAAGGGCGAGGAGAACCTCAAGAGCACGCTGCAGAACCTGGCGGAGGTCACCGACGCGCTGAACCAGACGGTGCGAGAGAACCGCGGCGCCATCAAGAGCATCCTGAGCAACGTGCAGCGCATCACCCAGAAGGGTGAGCCGGAGGTCGACCGCATCCTGGAAAATGTGCGGGTTGCCACCAAAGAGGTGCGCGAGCTGCTGCAGAAGGGCGAAGAAGGTCAGACCTCGCCGGGAGAAGTCCGGCAGGTCATCGAGCGGGTCAACCGCGCCAGCATGAGCCTGGAAAAGACCCTCTCCAACATGGAGAAGGTCACGGGGCGGCTCGAGCGGGGTGAAGGCACACTCGGTCGGCTGAGCAAGGACGAGAAGCTCATCAACGAGGTCGAGGGCGTCGCCGAAGGGGTCGGCGAGTTCGTCGGCGGGATCAACCGCCTGCAGACCATCGTCGCGCTGCGTACGGACTATCAGTTCCTGGCCAGCACAGTGAAGAGCTACGTCGAGCTCCGACTGCAGCCCCGCGAGGACAAGTACTACTCGATCGAGGTGGTCAACGACCCGCGCGGGCTCACGCGCTTCGAGCAGATCGACGTCGACACGACCAACCCGAACGATCCGCCGCACTATCGAGAGGTGCGCACGGTCACCACGAACTCGTTCCGTTTCTCACTGCAGTTTGCCCAGCGCATGGGGCCGTTCGTCGGGCGCTTTGGCATCAAGGAGTCCACCGGTGGTGTGGGCCTCGACACGCTGCTGTTCGACGATCGCTTCGAAGTGCGACAGGACCTGTTCGGCTTCGGTGAGGTCGTGCTCCCGCGCTGGCGTGTCTCACTCGGCTACGAGTTCGTGTCACGGCTGTGGCTGCTCGCCGGCATGGACGACATCTTGAGCCCGGACCGCCGCGACTACTTCATTGGTCTGCAGCTCAAGTTCAACGACGAGGATCTGAAGACGATCCTGCCGTTTGCGCCGACTCCCTGA